TAGAAATTAATAGTGCAAAACCATATATTTTTGGatcataaattaaaaataatagtaAAAGGAAACGAGAATTGAACAAACTGATGAATCATCAGCAAGCACCAAACCTCTCATGTGCTATATATCTCAAAACAATTTGCATGACCACACATCTCATGTGGAAATATAGGTGAAAGAGTTGGAAGCTTCACCCAACTGAGCACTTCAGTTTCTTTGCAACTCTTCCGAGTCTCACCCTTCTTCTCCAAGGCTATCGGTTGAGCCGTCGTCAATGCAACCGCGACCAAACCGCCGATCGATCCATCGAGATGTTCACGTCGAATCCACCACCTAATCCGTAGCCTCATACCACCAAATCTCACTCCTCCTCCCTCCATGTATTCTTATCAtggtttcttcctcctcccgcctctcccctcgccgtcgcattcttcttcttctcctcccggCAAGCATCGTCCCGCCATTGTTGGGATCCATTTGTTTATTATGGTGTTTCTTGACGTGGTTTAGGGCTTCAAGAACGCCGCCATGATCGGGACAAGGTGTGAGACGACATGGGTTtgggtggtgatggtggtggtggtgattcttgcggcggcgatggcggcggtggtggagggtgTGGGGTGGCCAGAGCCGGAGCTGGAGGCGTTGCGCGACGAGCGGGGCGGGCTGGTGGCGCTGCGGGACGCGCTGCGGTCGGGGAGGGACCTGCACTCGAACTGGACGGGGCCGCCGTGCCACGGCGGGCGGAGCCGGTGGTACGGCGTGGcgtgcgacggcgacgggcgggtgGTCGGCGTGCAGCTCGACGGCGCGCAGCTCACGGGCGCGCTCCCCGCGGgggcgctcgccggcgtggcGCGGCTGGAGACGCTGTCCCTGCGCGACAACGCCATCCACGGCGCGCTCCCGCGGCTCGACGCGCTGGCGCGGCTCCGCGTCGTGGACCTGTCGAGCAACCGGTTCTCGGGGCCCATCCCGCGCGGgtacgcggcggcgctgggTGAGCTCACGCGGCTCGAGCTCCAGGACAACCTGATCAATGGCACGCTGCCGGCGTTCGAGCAGGACGGGCTCGCCGTGTTCAACGTGTCGTACAACTTCCTCCAGGGCGAGGTGCCCGACACCCGCGCGCTCCGCCGGTTCCCCGCCACCGCGTTCGCCCACAACCTCAGGCTCTGCGGCGAGGTTGTGAGGACGGAGTGCCGCCGCGAGGGCTCGCCATTcgacgccgcgccggccggcggcggcggcagcggcagcgatgGTGGTGATCGGGTCTTCGGggcgcgcgacgccgccgcgccgccggcgcggtggcgcaaGCCCATCCGGTTCAGGATAGCGAGGTGGAGCGTCGTGGTGATCGCGCTCATCGCCGCGCTGGTGCCGTTCGCCGCGGTGCTCATCTTCCTCCACCACAGCAAGAAGAGCCGGGTGGTTCGTCTCGGCGgcggtcgcgccgccgccgccgccaccgcaggtAAGCACGCCACAAAACCCACTCCacttcgctcgccgccgctttcTTCTCGACGAGTCATTGACGGCGACGTGACCAGTGGCAGGTGACATCAAGGACAAGGCGGCGGAGCAAGCCGGCAAGAAGGTGAGCAGTGGCAGCGGCAACGGAAGCCGGAGCACGACGGAGTCCGGCAAGGGAGCGGCGGATCAGCTACAGTTCTTCCGGCCGGAGAAGGCGACCTTCAGCCTCGACGAGCTGTTCCGTTCGACGGCGGAGATGCTCGGCAAGGGCCGGCTAGGGATCACCTACCGCGTCGCcctccacgccggcggcggcggcggcggcggcggcggcccggtcgtcgtcgtcgtgaaGCGGCTGCGCAACATGGGGCACGTGCCACGCAAGGACTTCGCCCACACCATGCAGCTCCTCGGCAAGCTCCGCCATGAGAacgtcgtcgaggtcgtcgcCTGCTACTTCTCCAAGGACGAGAAGCTCGTCGTCTACGACCACGTCCCCGGCCGCAGCctcttccacctcctccacggTCAGTCCATGGCCATTCTTGATCGGAGTAGTGGCTGCCATGGCGACTGATCTGACGAAGAGTTTCGATTTTTGGAAGTGTGTGATTTTTTACCTCAAGACGATATCCTCTCGTTTTGTGTATGCAGCTTAAaaaattatcaattttttttaaaaaaattatgatataTCTTTTCGTAAATATATGAGTCAAAATTTAACTTgtacaatttaaaaaataataataaatttgaaCGTGAATTACGCGTTAGATTcataattaaatttgttatttttgtttctatttatataagttgaatttgaatttgcatgtgTTGTGGAGTGATAAATCACGTATAGATCtatcttactaaattttttaaaattttctgtGACTTTTTAAGagacatataaaaataaagGAATATCGGATCCTCGATTTTGCTGCAGAGaacagaggagaggggaggacgcCGCTGCCATGGCCGGCGAGGTTGGCGATAGCGAAGGGCGTGGCGCGGGGGCTGGCCTACCTGCACCAGACGCTGCCGCTCTTCCACCGGCCGCCGCACGGCGACCTCAAGTCGTCGAACGTGCTCGTCGTCTTCCCGGGGCCcggcggccgcggaggcggcggcggcgacgcggtgcCGGTGGCCAAGCTGACTGACCACGGGTTCCACCCGCTGCTGCCGCACCACGCGCACCGCCTCGCGGCGGCCAAGTGCCCGGAGCTcgcgcgcgggaggcggcggctctCCTCCCGCGCCGACGTGTTCTGCCTCGGCCTCGTGCTGCTCGAGGTGGTCACCGGGAAGGTCcccgtcgacgaggacggcgacctGGCGGAGTGGGCGCGGCTGGCGCTGAGCCACGAGTGGTCGACGGACATCCTCGACGTGGAGATCGTCGCCGACCGGGGCCGCCACGGCGACATGCTGAGGCTCACCGAGGTCGCCCTGCtctgcgccgccgtcgaccccgagCGCCGGCCCAAGGCGCACGACGTCGTCAGGATGATCGACGACATCGCcgccggctccgccgccgccgccggagacggggaggcgacggcggggcGAGAGCTCGCGCTGCGGTGAGCTCTGCACAGAATTTGCCGGGAGAAGTGTTGTATCCATTTGTAGCTGTGTTTGTGTCGATTTTAGGCCTCGTTTGGCATGGGCCAGAATTCTAGTTCAAATTTGAAGTTCATCTTGGGAAGGAGGATTTGGCCCATTTACAAAGGAGGCTTAATCTTTTCTTAATGTAAAGTTGAGATTGGGATTTGATCGGTTTTTAAATTGGCCCATTAGTCTTGTTAAACTTTTTCTGGGGGAAAAAAACTCAACTACCCAGAGGTGCCTATGTCTGTTCAAACGGAAGGTGTACAACTACTTTAGCTTGAGTACACTCCACTTATAAAAATCCTCTTTAATCTTAACAAACTAAAGTGCAAGCCATACAAACCATGCGTGATCCTTGCtggagaatggagattcaaTCCATGTGGCTCATACAAGACATTTCACAACATCGCAGACAAAAATTAAGCAACACGGGATGGCTAAATCCACGTCATTTAGTCCAATTTAAGCAATACTAATCCCTCCAaaccagaagaagaagaagaagaagaagaagaaagaatcaACAACTTAAAGCAAAACTAAACTTGCAAATCACCCaaacaaccccccccccccctaaaaaaaaaagaactcatcCATTTACCGGCTAATAAAACCAAATTAAAGCCAAAAATCCACATCATTACTTCAACCCCTTCCCATTTAATCACAAGACGAACCTAAGCActtccaaatcaaatcaatCAAAGCTCTTTTATGATTTTGTCTCATCGACCGCGAGCACAGCGTTGCCCATGCATCCTCCCATCCATGCA
Above is a window of Oryza sativa Japonica Group chromosome 10, ASM3414082v1 DNA encoding:
- the LOC9270872 gene encoding probable inactive receptor kinase At5g16590 isoform X2, whose protein sequence is MGFKNAAMIGTRCETTWVWVVMVVVVILAAAMAAVVEGVGWPEPELEALRDERGGLVALRDALRSGRDLHSNWTGPPCHGGRSRWYGVACDGDGRVVGVQLDGAQLTGALPAGALAGVARLETLSLRDNAIHGALPRLDALARLRVVDLSSNRFSGPIPRGYAAALGELTRLELQDNLINGTLPAFEQDGLAVFNVSYNFLQGEVPDTRALRRFPATAFAHNLRLCGEVVRTECRREGSPFDAAPAGGGGSGSDGGDRVFGARDAAAPPARWRKPIRFRIARWSVVVIALIAALVPFAAVLIFLHHSKKSRVVRLGGGRAAAAATAGDIKDKAAEQAGKKVSSGSGNGSRSTTESGKGAADQLQFFRPEKATFSLDELFRSTAEMLGKGRLGITYRVALHAGGGGGGGGGPVVVVVKRLRNMGHVPRKDFAHTMQLLGKLRHENVVEVVACYFSKDEKLVVYDHVPGRSLFHLLHENRGEGRTPLPWPARLAIAKGVARGLAYLHQTLPLFHRPPHGDLKSSNVLVVFPGPGGRGGGGGDAVPVAKLTDHGFHPLLPHHAHRLAAAKCPELARGRRRLSSRADVFCLGLVLLEVVTGKVPVDEDGDLAEWARLALSHEWSTDILDVEIVADRGRHGDMLRLTEVALLCAAVDPERRPKAHDVVRMIDDIAAGSAAAAGDGEATAGRELALR
- the LOC9270872 gene encoding probable inactive receptor kinase At5g16590 isoform X1, which translates into the protein MGFKNAAMIGTRCETTWVWVVMVVVVILAAAMAAVVEGVGWPEPELEALRDERGGLVALRDALRSGRDLHSNWTGPPCHGGRSRWYGVACDGDGRVVGVQLDGAQLTGALPAGALAGVARLETLSLRDNAIHGALPRLDALARLRVVDLSSNRFSGPIPRGYAAALGELTRLELQDNLINGTLPAFEQDGLAVFNVSYNFLQGEVPDTRALRRFPATAFAHNLRLCGEVVRTECRREGSPFDAAPAGGGGSGSDGGDRVFGARDAAAPPARWRKPIRFRIARWSVVVIALIAALVPFAAVLIFLHHSKKSRVVRLGGGRAAAAATAVAGDIKDKAAEQAGKKVSSGSGNGSRSTTESGKGAADQLQFFRPEKATFSLDELFRSTAEMLGKGRLGITYRVALHAGGGGGGGGGPVVVVVKRLRNMGHVPRKDFAHTMQLLGKLRHENVVEVVACYFSKDEKLVVYDHVPGRSLFHLLHENRGEGRTPLPWPARLAIAKGVARGLAYLHQTLPLFHRPPHGDLKSSNVLVVFPGPGGRGGGGGDAVPVAKLTDHGFHPLLPHHAHRLAAAKCPELARGRRRLSSRADVFCLGLVLLEVVTGKVPVDEDGDLAEWARLALSHEWSTDILDVEIVADRGRHGDMLRLTEVALLCAAVDPERRPKAHDVVRMIDDIAAGSAAAAGDGEATAGRELALR